One part of the Methanomassiliicoccales archaeon genome encodes these proteins:
- a CDS encoding ATP-binding protein, translating into MGRVVGNRVLETNFRAGCDEPLQVGEMLIVDDDGNGTKYLIRVMDIEYGADAERDDWMKKEAGDLLAKDTEGQGDPSLFHDRLYRLGVCVPLGYIEGEIFRKTKSLPSHFSKVRRATKDDYLFLERFLGDIEVGNLRSGDSVLDFPVGIAGRAIPHHIGIFATTGMGKSNLMKNLALSCMRLKTYGFLIMDPHGEYYDGGEKGKMGLSQARMRNSLEVFSSRPLDGPYNSLRIAAREIEIADLQNLYEFTQPQLECLQAAQFRYGESWLVDLDDKGVPEISEDLSGRFHEGTINVIKRRLESIFQFGLITTDPKLSITKHIIDCLHCGKVVLVDTSNMFEAEELLISTVLSRAVFERNKSMYSDKGAFDRIPPVLIAMEEAQRVLSEAKGSVFAQIAREGRKFKVGLCAVSQQPKLIEEEIISQFNTLFILGLADKRDRSILRDSAKQDVSRLDNEIQMLMPGEALIASPFTPFAVPVKVHLYEERLEKELSSSKTNGNEENKKSEKDFRFF; encoded by the coding sequence ATGGGCCGAGTAGTGGGGAACAGGGTTCTAGAGACCAACTTCAGAGCGGGTTGCGATGAACCTCTTCAGGTTGGCGAGATGCTCATCGTGGATGACGATGGGAATGGAACGAAGTACCTCATTAGGGTAATGGACATCGAGTACGGAGCCGACGCCGAGCGAGATGACTGGATGAAAAAGGAGGCCGGAGATCTCCTGGCGAAGGACACCGAAGGTCAGGGAGATCCTTCTCTCTTTCATGACAGACTATACCGTTTGGGTGTATGCGTTCCCCTGGGCTACATCGAGGGGGAGATCTTCAGGAAGACGAAAAGCCTGCCTTCCCATTTCTCAAAGGTCAGAAGGGCGACGAAGGATGATTACCTATTCCTGGAGCGTTTCCTTGGAGACATAGAGGTTGGCAATCTTCGATCTGGAGACAGCGTCCTGGATTTCCCGGTAGGAATAGCCGGACGGGCGATTCCCCACCATATAGGGATATTCGCCACAACCGGAATGGGCAAGAGCAATCTGATGAAGAACCTGGCCCTCTCCTGCATGCGTTTGAAAACATACGGCTTTCTGATCATGGACCCTCATGGCGAGTACTATGACGGAGGTGAGAAGGGCAAGATGGGGCTTTCTCAGGCTAGAATGAGGAATTCGCTGGAGGTCTTCAGCTCACGGCCTTTGGACGGCCCTTACAACTCTCTTCGCATAGCTGCAAGGGAGATCGAGATCGCCGACCTGCAGAACCTCTACGAGTTCACGCAACCCCAACTGGAGTGCCTGCAAGCGGCACAGTTCAGGTATGGTGAGTCATGGTTGGTCGACCTTGACGATAAGGGGGTCCCTGAGATCTCGGAGGACCTGTCGGGGCGGTTCCACGAAGGTACCATAAACGTCATCAAGAGAAGGCTGGAAAGCATATTCCAGTTCGGGCTCATCACCACCGATCCCAAACTCTCGATTACAAAGCACATAATTGATTGCCTGCACTGCGGAAAGGTTGTACTGGTGGATACCTCAAACATGTTCGAGGCTGAGGAACTCCTGATATCCACCGTACTATCCAGGGCCGTCTTCGAGAGGAACAAGTCGATGTACTCCGACAAGGGAGCCTTTGACCGTATACCCCCAGTGCTGATCGCCATGGAGGAAGCCCAGCGGGTGTTGTCCGAGGCAAAGGGATCGGTTTTCGCGCAGATCGCCAGAGAGGGTAGGAAGTTCAAGGTGGGTCTGTGCGCGGTATCGCAGCAGCCCAAGCTGATAGAGGAAGAGATCATCTCCCAGTTCAACACGCTTTTCATCCTGGGACTCGCCGATAAAAGGGACAGGAGCATCCTAAGAGATTCCGCGAAGCAGGACGTATCCCGACTCGATAACGAGATACAGATGCTGATGCCTGGAGAGGCGCTGATAGCCTCGCCCTTCACGCCTTTCGCCGTACCGGTCAAGGTCCATCTCTACGAGGAGCGGCTTGAGAAAGAGCTATCTTCATCGAAGACCAATGGCAATGAGGAGAACAAAAAATCAGAGAAGGACTTCCGCTTCTTCTAA
- a CDS encoding exonuclease SbcCD subunit D, with translation MRIVHVSDTHLGYAAYRKVDEETGLNQREVDVYDAFKQFVDKVLELKPDAVLHSGDLFDSVRPTNRALTFTLDQLIRLTEAGIPVVVIAGNHSTPRLRETGSVMRIFDHIRDVHPVYCGRLEHIEIGDMIIHAMPHTEGDNLHHQLQLLKPSRQRKYDVAMLHGGIVGLGVFKMDEFNEQLINSSYLRPDFDYIALGHFHEYSVVMDNACYSGSTERFSFSEARQKKGFLEVDLEKRSRIFHELQTRPMLDLGPLDANKMDHSSLQKEIVDLLESRELQGKIVRLVVRNIPSSSYRALDFHHIEQLSSGAMHFERRFEMKQDGISVQWTSSKIDSLEHEFVTFLEHYPIENVDKNSLQEKGLQYLKRGVEGSD, from the coding sequence TTGAGGATAGTCCACGTCTCGGACACACATCTGGGTTACGCAGCGTATAGAAAGGTTGACGAGGAGACAGGACTCAACCAAAGGGAGGTCGACGTATACGACGCCTTCAAGCAATTCGTCGACAAGGTGTTGGAACTGAAGCCCGACGCGGTCCTGCATAGTGGCGACCTCTTCGATTCGGTCAGACCTACTAACAGGGCTCTCACCTTCACACTTGACCAGCTGATAAGGCTGACGGAAGCGGGGATACCCGTGGTGGTTATTGCGGGGAACCACTCAACGCCAAGACTCCGGGAAACCGGATCGGTAATGAGGATTTTCGACCACATCAGGGATGTCCACCCAGTCTACTGTGGACGATTGGAACACATCGAAATTGGAGATATGATCATACATGCAATGCCTCATACAGAGGGGGACAACCTTCACCATCAGCTTCAGCTGTTGAAACCCTCGAGGCAGAGGAAATACGACGTGGCCATGTTGCATGGGGGCATAGTTGGCCTAGGGGTCTTCAAGATGGATGAGTTCAACGAACAGCTTATCAACAGCTCATATCTCAGACCCGATTTCGATTACATAGCGTTGGGGCATTTTCACGAATACAGTGTGGTAATGGACAATGCCTGTTACTCTGGATCCACCGAACGATTCTCCTTCTCCGAGGCAAGACAGAAGAAAGGTTTTCTAGAGGTTGACTTGGAGAAGAGAAGCAGGATATTCCATGAGCTCCAGACTCGGCCCATGCTCGACCTTGGCCCCCTGGACGCCAACAAGATGGACCATTCCTCCCTCCAGAAGGAGATAGTCGATCTATTGGAGAGCAGGGAACTCCAAGGAAAGATAGTGAGGTTGGTGGTAAGGAACATCCCATCAAGCAGCTACAGGGCACTCGACTTCCACCACATCGAACAACTCAGCTCTGGTGCAATGCACTTCGAACGGAGATTCGAGATGAAACAGGATGGGATCTCGGTTCAGTGGACCAGCTCTAAGATCGATTCCTTGGAGCACGAGTTCGTCACTTTCCTTGAACACTATCCCATTGAGAACGTGGATAAGAATTCTCTTCAGGAAAAAGGCTTACAATATCTCAAGAGGGGGGTGGAAGGATCAGACTGA
- a CDS encoding SMC family ATPase: MSQEGGGRIRLRYLELHNYRKFRHAAVEFPDGVIGIIGPNGVGKSTLIEAISWALYGNDAQRTSKEEVRWTGASPGDECSVILEFEMDGDHYRVYREMRGKDLKMKVTLDINNQLHADGDRAVTQVLAERLGMDYKAFFISVFARQKDLDALSILPPGERRQLILRMLDIDVLDRIISSIRADRSGLESQVRAYSELLLDGEGKDRSQTMMTEIEEIDRVVVVHRNELVSVQAEREQVDKQIAELKEMRDGLASIESDFHRIQRELAGKKSYLQGLEEQKKSMLAERISLETLNGELEDLGKKSELLERSIKEKETMEGARTSYHEIVSIKHRLESLREQISTVKEKMVRSQEMIASIGNPEVSIPKVNGSQKEAEDSISRIKGKISELSAEARGKARERDEIRAKRDDINRLGPESSCPTCERKLEDQHQFLLDKMAIEIEKFEERVSDLAEEKSRLEIDLEKEKKRKDVLESRLENLRASQLELTKVREALRGYDSKMTELNDEVSRLVSRLEEIGEVTFNEKTYEDIKGQIDELRGPARRYGEIRVRLERLPRLSEEIVGLDQTIGDQKSHMENLAIELESIGYDEEKLASLREMYENLLSSKDKLGARISELKGEIRVLDGKKESLKSDLKMMKEKVRLKKEYESKISTMTTLANLMVDFKSNLISRIVPTLSEISSSLFNEMTESKYGGMEIDKDYNVFIFDGGEKFRLERYSGGEGDLANLCLRLAISRAIADRSGSSVDFLILDEIFGSQDQTRKRNILSTLNRLSNKFKQIVLITHIDDVKEFMGNVIYVKEGEDGSSGLVLET, translated from the coding sequence ATATCTCAAGAGGGGGGTGGAAGGATCAGACTGAGATACCTGGAACTTCACAATTATCGCAAATTCCGACATGCGGCAGTGGAGTTTCCAGATGGCGTCATTGGCATCATCGGCCCCAATGGTGTGGGAAAGAGCACCCTAATTGAGGCCATCTCATGGGCTCTCTACGGCAACGACGCCCAGAGGACCAGCAAGGAAGAGGTCCGCTGGACCGGAGCTTCTCCAGGGGACGAGTGCTCCGTCATTTTAGAGTTCGAGATGGATGGTGACCACTATCGGGTGTATCGGGAGATGCGAGGTAAGGACCTGAAGATGAAAGTCACCCTGGATATCAACAACCAACTCCATGCGGACGGTGACAGGGCAGTCACACAGGTCCTCGCGGAAAGATTGGGTATGGACTACAAGGCATTCTTCATCTCGGTGTTCGCCAGGCAGAAGGATCTCGATGCCCTGTCCATCCTCCCGCCTGGAGAGAGAAGACAGCTCATCCTGAGGATGCTGGATATCGATGTCCTAGATAGGATCATCAGCTCGATAAGAGCCGACAGATCAGGACTGGAAAGTCAGGTCAGGGCCTATTCAGAATTGCTGTTGGATGGGGAAGGGAAGGACAGATCGCAGACGATGATGACGGAAATCGAAGAGATCGATCGAGTTGTTGTTGTTCACAGAAATGAGCTGGTATCGGTACAGGCTGAGAGAGAGCAGGTGGATAAGCAGATCGCAGAGTTGAAGGAGATGAGGGACGGATTGGCGTCCATCGAAAGCGATTTCCACAGGATACAAAGGGAACTTGCCGGCAAGAAGAGCTATCTACAGGGTCTCGAGGAACAAAAAAAGTCCATGCTCGCGGAGAGGATATCCCTGGAAACCCTCAATGGAGAGTTGGAAGACCTGGGCAAGAAGAGTGAACTGCTTGAGAGGAGTATCAAAGAAAAGGAAACGATGGAGGGAGCCCGCACCTCGTACCATGAAATAGTGTCGATAAAGCACAGGTTGGAATCCCTCAGGGAACAGATCTCAACTGTCAAGGAGAAGATGGTCCGCAGTCAGGAAATGATCGCCAGTATCGGTAATCCCGAGGTAAGCATTCCAAAGGTGAATGGGTCTCAGAAGGAAGCAGAGGATTCTATTTCCAGGATTAAGGGAAAGATCAGCGAGCTGAGTGCCGAAGCGAGAGGTAAGGCAAGGGAGAGGGATGAGATCAGGGCCAAGAGGGATGACATCAATAGATTGGGTCCTGAGAGCAGCTGTCCTACCTGTGAAAGGAAGCTTGAGGATCAACACCAGTTCCTCCTAGATAAGATGGCCATTGAGATCGAGAAGTTCGAGGAGAGAGTATCTGACCTCGCAGAGGAGAAATCGAGACTTGAAATCGATCTGGAGAAGGAGAAAAAAAGGAAGGATGTGCTGGAGAGCCGCCTCGAAAATCTAAGAGCCTCACAACTCGAACTGACCAAAGTACGGGAAGCGCTGAGGGGATACGATAGCAAGATGACCGAGCTGAACGATGAGGTCTCCCGCCTGGTATCCAGACTTGAAGAAATAGGTGAGGTCACTTTTAACGAAAAGACCTATGAAGATATCAAGGGACAGATCGATGAATTGAGAGGTCCTGCCAGGAGATATGGGGAGATACGAGTCAGGCTCGAGCGGCTCCCACGACTTTCAGAGGAGATCGTTGGTTTGGATCAAACGATTGGAGACCAGAAGAGCCATATGGAGAATCTCGCGATCGAACTGGAATCCATAGGTTATGATGAGGAGAAACTTGCATCATTGAGGGAAATGTACGAGAACTTGTTGTCTTCAAAGGATAAGCTAGGTGCTCGAATATCCGAACTCAAGGGGGAGATCAGGGTGCTCGACGGAAAGAAGGAGAGCCTGAAATCCGATTTGAAGATGATGAAAGAGAAGGTTCGGCTCAAGAAGGAGTACGAGTCAAAGATCTCCACGATGACGACGCTGGCGAATCTTATGGTGGACTTCAAGTCAAATCTCATTTCCAGGATAGTCCCCACCCTATCGGAGATCTCGTCGTCCCTGTTCAATGAGATGACCGAGTCCAAGTATGGGGGAATGGAGATCGACAAGGATTACAATGTCTTCATTTTCGACGGGGGCGAGAAGTTCAGACTGGAGCGCTACTCTGGTGGAGAAGGCGATCTTGCCAATCTCTGCTTGAGACTGGCCATTTCAAGGGCGATAGCGGACAGGTCTGGAAGCAGCGTGGATTTCCTCATACTCGATGAGATATTCGGATCGCAGGATCAGACCAGGAAGAGGAACATATTGTCCACCTTGAACCGGTTGTCTAACAAGTTCAAGCAGATCGTTCTAATTACTCACATAGACGACGTGAAGGAATTTATGGGCAACGTCATCTATGTCAAGGAGGGGGAGGACGGCTCGAGCGGTCTGGTACTTGAAACATGA
- a CDS encoding AAA family ATPase, whose product MRSLFIGSVSERSGKTILSLGLAKNAPGKVGYFKPFKETIVYAKNRILDQDAYLMKKVLNLEAEEEIISPCSYDVFRPVSMNTMLECWDKLREGCDTMIVEGTRDITTGYIHDVSGPAIAQAIGADMVLVGDSSPGALDKIAVMKHLLGDYNIDFKGAILNMADDPAVEVFLEEKGINVLGSIPSINELKRFRVKEVVESLGAEVVVGDENLDRPVEDVMVGAMTPESAIKYMRRVGRKALITGGDRSDIQMAALSTDTSCLILTGGLYPVKTVVSKAYEKGVPILLVRYDTLTAAEMVEHLIARIDPEDEAKIKLISETVKNNINLDELWGEV is encoded by the coding sequence GTGAGATCTTTATTTATCGGATCAGTTTCTGAAAGATCTGGGAAGACGATACTGTCACTTGGACTTGCGAAGAATGCACCTGGGAAGGTGGGTTACTTCAAACCGTTCAAGGAGACGATAGTTTACGCCAAGAACCGCATCCTAGATCAGGATGCGTACCTCATGAAGAAGGTCCTGAATCTAGAGGCTGAGGAGGAGATAATCTCACCGTGTTCCTATGATGTCTTCAGGCCGGTGAGCATGAACACGATGCTGGAATGCTGGGATAAGTTGAGAGAGGGCTGCGATACCATGATCGTGGAGGGTACCAGGGATATCACCACTGGGTATATCCATGATGTATCGGGTCCTGCCATCGCCCAGGCGATAGGCGCTGACATGGTTCTTGTCGGGGACTCAAGCCCGGGAGCACTGGATAAGATAGCCGTGATGAAGCACCTATTAGGGGACTACAACATCGATTTCAAGGGTGCAATCCTCAACATGGCAGACGATCCAGCGGTCGAGGTCTTCCTCGAAGAGAAAGGGATCAACGTGCTGGGATCCATACCTTCAATCAATGAGCTCAAGCGGTTCCGTGTCAAGGAGGTAGTAGAGTCATTGGGAGCCGAGGTCGTGGTCGGGGACGAGAACCTGGACAGACCTGTGGAGGACGTCATGGTTGGAGCTATGACGCCAGAGAGCGCAATCAAGTACATGAGGAGGGTCGGAAGAAAGGCCCTCATCACTGGTGGAGATAGATCCGACATACAAATGGCCGCCCTTTCCACCGACACCTCCTGTCTCATACTCACGGGCGGTCTGTATCCAGTGAAGACAGTCGTATCCAAGGCTTATGAGAAAGGCGTCCCCATTTTACTTGTCAGGTACGATACCCTGACCGCGGCAGAGATGGTGGAACACCTCATCGCCAGGATAGATCCGGAGGACGAAGCCAAGATCAAGTTGATCAGTGAAACCGTCAAGAACAACATCAATCTGGATGAGCTCTGGGGCGAAGTGTGA
- a CDS encoding CoA-binding protein — protein sequence MKALFEPESIAVIGAARERDKLGNIILRNLISSGFEGSLYPVNPKADEILGMKCYHSLMEIPEKVELIVVVVPNRIVPAVIEEAGEKGVKSAIIITAGFKEIGLEGAELERRVGNLAKKYNMRILGPNCLGLINRHHNMNATFTRNYPKKGRIAITSQSGAICTSILDWATRTNVGFSKFISVGNKVDIDEADLLEYLREDDQTAAIGMYIEGTNRGEQFLHQASEATRLKPILALKAGRTSSGAKAASSHTGALSGSDAVYEAALYQTGVVRAHTIDEFFDLLLIFGLMPLPEGDGVAIVTNAGGLGVMAADATSDFGLNLASFDGETIEKLKEYLPAEANLYNPVDVLGDAPAERYQFAINTVMDDPNVSMVLVILAPTDTVDIMSVAKIVAGFGGKVNIPLVATFVGGKDCEEGIELLREAGVPNYESPDRAMKALSAMVNYRNMRDSKGDMEPVVVDGDQERVKEILDIVKSEDRLTLREDEGKEILKAYGVPVPIEAIANTAEEAAEIADRIGYPVVMKIASPDIFHKTDVGGVAVGVENAEEVMVNFNIITRRSKERMPQARIDGVSIQQMLSGREVIVGMVRDDQFGPVLTFGLGGIFVEIMKDVSQRIAPLTKSDVNTMISSIKAFPILSGARGRKPADIKTLKDIIFKVAQISVDFPEISEFEINPVIVGDEGEGASAVDALVTIRRESK from the coding sequence ATGAAGGCTCTATTCGAACCCGAATCCATCGCAGTTATCGGGGCTGCTCGAGAGAGGGATAAATTGGGCAATATTATTCTGAGGAATCTAATCTCATCAGGTTTCGAGGGGAGTCTATACCCTGTGAATCCAAAGGCTGACGAGATACTCGGGATGAAGTGCTACCATTCTCTGATGGAAATACCTGAGAAGGTGGAACTCATCGTGGTCGTGGTCCCGAACCGCATCGTGCCTGCTGTCATTGAGGAGGCGGGAGAGAAAGGTGTCAAGTCAGCAATCATTATCACTGCTGGCTTCAAGGAGATTGGTCTTGAGGGCGCGGAATTGGAGAGAAGGGTAGGCAATCTAGCCAAGAAGTACAACATGAGGATACTTGGTCCTAACTGTCTTGGACTCATCAACAGGCATCACAACATGAACGCTACCTTCACCCGTAATTATCCAAAGAAGGGAAGGATAGCGATAACCTCTCAATCAGGCGCCATATGCACATCGATTCTTGATTGGGCGACAAGGACCAATGTGGGTTTCTCCAAGTTCATAAGCGTCGGTAATAAGGTAGACATAGACGAAGCTGATCTTCTGGAATACTTGAGGGAAGACGATCAGACCGCTGCCATAGGCATGTACATTGAAGGCACGAACAGAGGAGAGCAATTCCTGCACCAGGCCAGCGAAGCGACACGTCTCAAACCTATCCTAGCCCTTAAGGCAGGAAGGACGAGCTCGGGTGCGAAGGCAGCTTCTTCCCACACTGGAGCTCTCTCCGGGAGCGACGCCGTCTACGAAGCGGCACTATACCAGACGGGTGTGGTGAGGGCTCACACAATCGACGAGTTTTTCGATCTGCTTCTGATCTTCGGCCTTATGCCGCTTCCAGAGGGTGATGGGGTGGCCATAGTCACCAATGCCGGCGGTCTAGGAGTAATGGCGGCCGATGCAACTTCAGACTTTGGATTGAACCTTGCATCGTTCGACGGCGAGACCATAGAGAAGCTGAAGGAATACCTTCCCGCCGAAGCGAACCTCTACAACCCGGTCGATGTGCTTGGAGACGCTCCTGCCGAACGGTACCAGTTCGCCATCAATACGGTCATGGATGATCCAAACGTATCGATGGTTCTGGTGATCCTTGCGCCCACTGACACTGTCGATATCATGTCGGTAGCGAAGATCGTTGCCGGCTTCGGGGGTAAGGTGAACATACCGTTGGTTGCGACCTTCGTGGGTGGTAAGGACTGTGAGGAGGGGATCGAGCTCCTCAGGGAGGCTGGAGTACCTAACTATGAATCACCGGACCGGGCCATGAAGGCACTCAGTGCAATGGTCAATTACAGGAATATGAGGGATTCCAAGGGTGACATGGAGCCGGTCGTTGTTGATGGTGACCAAGAGAGGGTGAAGGAGATTCTTGACATCGTAAAATCCGAAGATCGCCTGACATTAAGGGAGGACGAGGGCAAGGAAATTCTCAAGGCATATGGTGTGCCAGTTCCTATTGAGGCAATTGCCAACACCGCTGAGGAGGCTGCAGAGATCGCCGATAGGATCGGTTACCCCGTGGTCATGAAGATCGCATCACCCGATATCTTTCACAAGACCGATGTAGGAGGCGTAGCGGTCGGGGTGGAAAATGCTGAGGAGGTAATGGTCAACTTCAACATAATCACCCGACGTAGCAAGGAGAGGATGCCCCAAGCTAGGATAGATGGGGTTTCCATCCAGCAGATGCTCTCGGGAAGGGAGGTGATCGTGGGCATGGTTCGCGATGATCAATTCGGCCCGGTTCTCACCTTCGGTCTAGGAGGTATCTTTGTGGAGATAATGAAGGATGTATCACAGCGCATCGCACCCCTGACCAAGAGCGATGTCAATACCATGATAAGCTCCATCAAGGCCTTCCCCATACTGTCCGGAGCCAGGGGAAGGAAGCCAGCCGATATTAAAACACTAAAGGATATTATTTTCAAGGTAGCGCAGATCTCCGTGGACTTCCCGGAGATCTCAGAATTCGAGATCAACCCCGTAATCGTAGGAGACGAGGGCGAAGGGGCGAGTGCGGTGGACGCGCTGGTAACTATAAGGAGGGAGAGTAAGTGA
- a CDS encoding DUF72 domain-containing protein: MVVLIGSSGWSYDDWVGRFYPIDMAKNKGDWFAYYAQYFRTVEINSTFYRVPNEFTVRSWIKKASKVEGFEYSLKLPKLITHESMVKGNHETAANQAKSFERICIEPLAENGNMGCALIQLSPYFRNEEGSLNTLSELLESVSCDRFPYAVEFRHRSWLDEEKKEIVEEARNALQEHGVANVMIDGPGSPITRAQTADHSYIRFHGRNYDIWYKGEDEDDYRINRYDYLYSIDHLKRWVPIINEVGEKTKNVRLYFNNHGRAKAVKNAIQMMDMLSIPHKEKEIRLQDQMKLGSYE, from the coding sequence GTGGTCGTGCTGATAGGCAGCAGTGGATGGTCATACGACGACTGGGTGGGACGCTTCTATCCCATAGATATGGCCAAGAATAAGGGCGATTGGTTCGCCTACTATGCGCAGTACTTCAGGACGGTGGAGATAAACAGCACCTTTTACCGAGTGCCTAATGAGTTCACGGTCAGATCATGGATCAAGAAAGCCTCGAAGGTGGAGGGTTTCGAGTACTCTTTGAAGCTCCCCAAGCTCATCACCCATGAAAGTATGGTCAAGGGGAATCACGAGACCGCCGCCAACCAGGCCAAATCCTTTGAGCGGATCTGCATTGAACCGCTTGCCGAAAATGGAAACATGGGCTGTGCATTGATCCAGCTCTCTCCTTATTTCCGTAACGAGGAAGGATCCCTGAACACGCTCTCTGAATTACTCGAATCAGTCTCGTGTGATCGTTTTCCCTATGCAGTGGAATTCAGACATAGGAGCTGGTTAGATGAAGAGAAGAAAGAGATCGTGGAAGAGGCAAGAAATGCTCTTCAGGAGCATGGAGTGGCTAACGTGATGATAGATGGTCCTGGCTCACCTATAACAAGGGCCCAGACTGCGGATCACTCATACATACGGTTCCACGGTCGCAACTACGATATTTGGTACAAGGGTGAGGACGAGGATGACTATAGGATCAATAGGTATGATTATCTCTATTCGATCGACCATCTAAAGAGGTGGGTACCGATAATCAACGAAGTTGGAGAAAAAACTAAGAATGTTAGATTGTACTTCAATAACCACGGAAGGGCAAAGGCGGTTAAGAACGCTATCCAGATGATGGACATGTTGTCAATCCCCCATAAGGAGAAGGAAATCAGGTTGCAAGACCAGATGAAGCTGGGAAGCTACGAATAA